Proteins encoded together in one Schumannella luteola window:
- a CDS encoding DNA glycosylase AlkZ-like family protein gives MSEKREPVDADRAAVLDRFSPATRTWFAGAFRSPTAAQAGAWTAISSGSNALVVAPTGSGKTLSAFLWSLDRLASSPPPEDRRHRTRVLYISPLKALGVDVERNLRAPLVGITQTAKRLGETPPTITVGVRSGDTTSADRRLLQREPPDILITTPESLFLMLTSAARETLTQVDTIILDEVHAVAATKRGAHLAVSLERLDALLEKPAQRIGLSATVRPREEVARFLGGTAPVEIVAPPIEKTFDLSVVVPVEDMTELGVRSADPVDAGPGEADETGLQSAGSIWPHVDARIVDEVLAHRSTIVFANSRRLAERLTARLNEVYEERLAEAAGSAEWEAGADAGAGADPVPAGVAVAEAAGAVEARSRAAAEVRARAASVSTSRRFPAEAIGGSGVTGASTQLAPDQSVGELGDDGPVLARAHHGSVSKEQRAVIEDDLKSGRLRCVVATSSLELGIDMGAVDLVIQVESPPSVASGLQRIGRAGHQVGEISTGVMFPKHRADLLHTTVAAERMRTGLIEALQVPQNPLDILAQQTVAAVALDELDVEEWFETVRRSAPFATLPRSAYEATLDLLSGRYPSDEFAELRPRIVWDRVAGTITGRPGAQRLAVTSGGTIPDRGLFGVFIVGTEDGARRVGELDEEMVYESRVGDVFALGATSWRIEEITSDRVLVSPAFGQPGRVPFWKGDGLGRPAELGRAIGAFTAELAAESGGGLGERLDEAGLDDWAVGNLRAFVAEQKQHTGTVPTDKTLLVERFRDELGDWRLVLHSPYGMPVHAPWALAVTARIRERLGVDGSAMAGDDGIVVRLPDTDADPPGAELFVFEHDELEQLVTDEVGGSALFAARFRECAARALLLPRYNPGRRSPLWQQRQRSAQLLEVARKYPSFPIILETVREVLQDVYDLPSLATLTNDIAQRRVRLVEVQTESPSPFARTLLFGYVAAFMYEGDSPLAERRAAALSLDPSLLAELLGRAELRELLDDTVIAQTEAELQRLADDRKAKDAEGLVDLLRLLGPLTTDELAARTRTPDGSGDGSGSGLDAAGIEAAMVAFARANRVIRAGIAGEERWAGVEDAARLRDAIGVPLPIGVPSAFLDPVPDPVGDLVSRYARTHGPFTVAEAAGRLGLGVAVVQDALRRLGADRRVAEGEFRPGASGTEWVDAEVLRRLRSRSLAALRQEVEPVAQDALARFLPEWQHIGRRGSGASAGLRGIDGLVQAIDQLAGVALPASAWESLVLPARVRDYTPAWLDELTTTGEVVWSGKGELSGGDGWVAFHLADTAPLTLAEPGEFDRTPLHDRLQEILVMGGAYFFRQLATAVGPIDGQPVDDKDLATALWDLVWAGIVGNDTVAPLRARLGASPVRSRAAPRARGYRGRSKYGAARAAAAAIAMTAPPTLSGRWSLLPAAESDSTIRATAIAEQLLERHGVVTRGAVAAEGVRGGFSTAYRVLSSLEETGRVRRGYFVEQLGAAQFATPATVDRLRSFSRDPDDETPPSAVVLAATDPANAYGAALAWPEGHTNHRPGRKAGAMVVMVDGRLAIYVERGGKTVLTFGLPTSAGPGSGDAPGSGPAGSGPAGGADRPGHPGAAASSTADADDARLAVAAQALADTIRAAGGTLRVEKIDGEFAVGTPLGDALGGAGFATTPQGLRLRA, from the coding sequence ATGTCCGAGAAGCGCGAGCCCGTCGACGCTGACCGCGCGGCAGTGCTCGACCGCTTCTCCCCGGCGACGCGCACCTGGTTCGCGGGCGCGTTCCGCTCGCCGACGGCCGCGCAGGCCGGCGCCTGGACGGCGATCTCCTCGGGCTCGAACGCGCTCGTCGTCGCGCCGACCGGCTCGGGCAAGACGCTCTCGGCGTTCCTCTGGTCGCTCGACCGCCTCGCCTCCAGCCCGCCGCCGGAGGATCGTCGGCACCGCACCCGCGTGCTCTACATCTCGCCGCTCAAGGCGCTCGGCGTCGACGTCGAGCGCAACCTGCGCGCCCCGCTCGTCGGCATCACCCAGACCGCCAAGCGGCTCGGCGAGACGCCGCCGACGATCACGGTCGGCGTGCGCAGCGGCGACACGACCTCCGCCGACCGGCGGCTGCTGCAGCGCGAGCCCCCGGACATCCTCATCACGACGCCCGAGTCGCTCTTCCTCATGCTCACGAGCGCGGCGCGCGAGACGCTGACGCAGGTCGACACGATCATCCTCGACGAGGTGCACGCCGTCGCGGCGACCAAGCGCGGCGCCCACCTCGCCGTCTCGCTCGAACGGCTCGACGCCCTGCTCGAGAAGCCGGCGCAGCGCATCGGCCTCTCGGCGACCGTGCGCCCGCGCGAGGAGGTCGCGCGCTTCCTCGGCGGCACGGCCCCGGTCGAGATCGTCGCCCCGCCGATCGAGAAGACCTTCGACCTCAGCGTCGTCGTTCCGGTCGAGGATATGACCGAGCTCGGCGTGCGCAGCGCCGATCCGGTGGATGCGGGGCCCGGCGAGGCGGACGAGACCGGTCTGCAGAGCGCGGGCTCGATCTGGCCGCACGTGGATGCGCGCATCGTCGACGAGGTGCTCGCGCACCGCTCGACGATCGTGTTCGCCAACTCGAGGCGACTGGCCGAGCGACTGACGGCGCGGCTCAACGAGGTCTACGAGGAGCGGTTGGCCGAGGCGGCGGGTTCGGCCGAGTGGGAGGCGGGCGCGGATGCGGGCGCCGGCGCCGATCCCGTGCCGGCCGGCGTCGCGGTCGCCGAAGCGGCCGGCGCGGTCGAGGCCCGCTCGCGCGCCGCCGCCGAGGTGCGTGCTCGCGCCGCATCCGTCTCGACCTCGCGCCGCTTCCCCGCGGAGGCGATCGGCGGATCGGGGGTGACCGGCGCATCCACCCAGCTCGCGCCGGATCAGTCGGTCGGCGAGCTGGGCGACGACGGCCCGGTTCTCGCTCGCGCACACCACGGCTCGGTGAGCAAAGAGCAGCGCGCCGTCATCGAAGACGACCTCAAGTCGGGCCGGCTGCGCTGCGTCGTCGCGACGAGCTCGCTCGAGCTCGGCATCGACATGGGCGCCGTCGACCTGGTGATCCAGGTCGAGTCGCCGCCGAGCGTCGCGAGCGGGCTGCAGCGCATCGGCCGCGCCGGGCACCAGGTCGGCGAGATCTCGACCGGGGTGATGTTCCCCAAGCACCGCGCCGACCTGCTGCACACGACGGTGGCGGCCGAGCGGATGCGCACCGGGCTCATCGAGGCGCTGCAGGTGCCGCAGAATCCGCTCGACATCCTCGCCCAGCAGACCGTCGCCGCGGTCGCGCTCGACGAGCTCGACGTCGAGGAGTGGTTCGAGACCGTGCGACGCAGCGCGCCGTTCGCGACGCTGCCGCGCAGCGCCTACGAGGCGACGCTCGACCTGCTGAGCGGACGGTACCCGAGCGACGAGTTCGCGGAGCTGCGCCCGCGCATCGTGTGGGATCGCGTGGCCGGCACGATCACCGGACGCCCGGGAGCGCAGCGCCTCGCCGTGACGAGCGGCGGCACGATCCCCGACCGCGGGCTCTTCGGCGTCTTCATCGTCGGCACCGAGGACGGGGCGCGCCGCGTCGGCGAGCTCGACGAGGAGATGGTCTACGAGTCGCGCGTCGGCGACGTCTTCGCGCTCGGTGCGACGAGCTGGCGCATCGAGGAGATCACCTCCGACCGAGTGCTCGTCTCCCCCGCCTTCGGCCAGCCGGGTCGCGTGCCGTTCTGGAAGGGCGACGGACTCGGCCGCCCCGCCGAGCTGGGCCGCGCGATCGGCGCCTTCACGGCCGAGCTCGCCGCCGAGAGCGGCGGCGGACTGGGCGAGCGCCTCGACGAGGCCGGGCTCGACGACTGGGCGGTCGGCAATCTGCGCGCCTTCGTCGCCGAGCAGAAGCAGCACACCGGCACGGTGCCGACCGACAAGACCTTGCTGGTCGAGCGCTTCCGCGACGAGCTCGGCGACTGGCGGCTCGTGCTGCATTCCCCCTACGGCATGCCCGTGCACGCACCGTGGGCTCTCGCGGTGACCGCGCGCATCCGCGAGCGACTCGGCGTCGACGGCTCGGCGATGGCCGGCGACGACGGCATCGTCGTGCGTCTGCCCGACACGGATGCCGACCCGCCCGGCGCCGAGCTCTTCGTCTTCGAGCACGACGAGCTCGAGCAGCTGGTGACCGACGAGGTCGGCGGATCGGCGCTCTTCGCCGCGCGCTTCCGCGAGTGCGCCGCCCGCGCCCTGCTCCTGCCGCGCTACAACCCGGGCCGCCGCTCGCCGCTCTGGCAGCAGCGCCAGCGCAGCGCCCAGCTGCTCGAGGTGGCCCGCAAGTATCCGAGCTTCCCGATCATCCTCGAGACCGTGCGCGAGGTATTGCAAGACGTCTACGACCTGCCGTCGCTCGCGACCCTGACGAACGACATCGCGCAGCGCCGGGTGCGGCTGGTCGAGGTGCAGACCGAGAGCCCGTCGCCCTTCGCCCGCACGCTGCTGTTCGGCTACGTCGCCGCGTTCATGTACGAGGGCGACAGCCCGCTCGCCGAGCGCCGCGCCGCCGCACTGAGCCTCGACCCCTCGCTGCTGGCCGAGCTGCTCGGCCGCGCAGAGCTGCGCGAACTGCTCGACGACACGGTCATCGCGCAGACCGAGGCCGAGCTGCAGCGTCTCGCCGACGACCGCAAGGCGAAGGATGCCGAGGGGCTCGTCGACCTGCTGCGGCTGCTCGGGCCGCTGACGACCGACGAGCTGGCGGCGCGCACGCGGACACCGGACGGCTCGGGCGACGGTTCGGGCTCGGGACTGGATGCGGCGGGCATCGAGGCCGCGATGGTCGCCTTCGCCCGGGCGAACCGGGTGATCCGCGCCGGCATCGCGGGCGAGGAGCGCTGGGCCGGCGTCGAGGATGCGGCGCGGCTGCGCGACGCGATCGGCGTGCCGCTGCCGATCGGGGTGCCGAGCGCCTTCCTCGACCCGGTGCCCGATCCCGTCGGCGACCTGGTCAGCCGCTACGCGCGCACCCACGGGCCGTTCACGGTCGCGGAAGCCGCGGGCCGGCTGGGGCTCGGCGTCGCGGTCGTGCAGGACGCGCTGCGCCGCCTCGGCGCCGACCGCCGCGTGGCAGAAGGCGAGTTCCGCCCGGGCGCGAGCGGAACCGAGTGGGTCGACGCCGAGGTGCTGCGCCGCCTGCGCAGCCGCTCGCTCGCCGCGCTGCGGCAGGAGGTCGAGCCGGTCGCGCAGGACGCCCTCGCGCGCTTCCTGCCCGAGTGGCAGCACATCGGCCGCCGCGGATCCGGAGCCTCCGCCGGGCTGCGCGGCATCGACGGACTCGTGCAGGCGATCGACCAGCTCGCGGGTGTCGCCCTGCCCGCCTCCGCGTGGGAGAGCCTCGTGCTGCCGGCTCGGGTGCGCGACTACACGCCCGCCTGGCTGGATGAGCTGACGACGACCGGCGAGGTCGTCTGGTCGGGCAAGGGCGAGCTCTCGGGCGGTGACGGCTGGGTCGCGTTCCACCTCGCCGACACGGCGCCGCTCACGCTCGCCGAACCCGGCGAGTTCGACCGCACGCCGCTGCACGACCGACTGCAGGAGATCCTCGTGATGGGCGGGGCGTACTTCTTCCGCCAGCTCGCGACCGCGGTCGGACCGATCGACGGGCAGCCCGTCGACGACAAAGACCTGGCGACGGCGCTCTGGGATCTCGTCTGGGCCGGCATCGTCGGCAACGACACCGTCGCCCCGCTGCGCGCGCGGCTCGGGGCGAGCCCCGTGCGCTCGCGTGCGGCGCCCCGGGCCCGCGGCTACCGCGGACGCTCGAAGTACGGCGCTGCCCGGGCTGCGGCCGCCGCGATCGCGATGACGGCGCCGCCGACGCTGAGCGGGCGCTGGAGCCTGCTGCCCGCCGCCGAGTCCGACAGCACGATCCGGGCGACCGCGATCGCCGAGCAGCTGCTCGAGCGGCACGGCGTCGTGACGCGCGGAGCGGTCGCCGCCGAGGGCGTGCGCGGCGGCTTCAGCACCGCCTACCGCGTGCTCTCGAGCCTCGAGGAGACCGGACGCGTGCGCCGCGGCTACTTCGTCGAGCAGCTCGGCGCGGCCCAGTTCGCCACCCCCGCGACGGTCGACCGACTGCGCAGCTTCAGCCGCGACCCCGACGACGAGACGCCGCCGAGCGCGGTCGTGCTCGCCGCGACCGACCCCGCCAACGCCTACGGCGCGGCCCTCGCCTGGCCCGAGGGGCACACGAACCACCGGCCCGGGCGCAAGGCCGGGGCGATGGTGGTGATGGTGGATGGGCGACTCGCGATCTACGTCGAGCGCGGCGGCAAGACGGTGCTCACTTTCGGGCTGCCGACGTCGGCGGGCCCCGGCTCGGGCGATGCGCCTGGCTCCGGTCCGGCGGGCTCCGGTCCGGCGGGCGGTGCCGACCGCCCCGGGCACCCCGGCGCGGCCGCCTCGAGCACGGCCGACGCCGACGACGCGCGCCT